CTCTTCGCGCCTTTGCGTCTGTACCGAGGGTGACGGCGATCTACGTTGCAGTCCGCGGCAATGAGGTGGAGCGTGTTCGAGCGCAGGTGGCCGAATATGCGGATGCCTATGGTTTTGCCGGACGGGTGCATGTGGTCGAAGGCGGAGATAATCGCCAGGGATCGGTGGCGAATGCCCTGGCTGCGCTGAAGAGCGGCAACGAGGATATTGTGCTCGTTCATGACGCGGTGCGGCCTTTGATCGATACGGCGACCATCGAACGAACGATTGACGCGGTGGTGGAGTTTGGCGCAGCGATTGTGGGGCTACCTGCGATTGATACGGTGAAGCAGGTGGAGCGTACGGCGCATGGGGCGCTGGTGACTTCGACGATTCCGCGAGAATTTGTGG
This DNA window, taken from Acidicapsa ligni, encodes the following:
- the ispD gene encoding 2-C-methyl-D-erythritol 4-phosphate cytidylyltransferase, with product MQVFAILPAAGLGTRMAAALPKQFLELNGLPILIHSLRAFASVPRVTAIYVAVRGNEVERVRAQVAEYADAYGFAGRVHVVEGGDNRQGSVANALAALKSGNEDIVLVHDAVRPLIDTATIERTIDAVVEFGAAIVGLPAIDTVKQVERTAHGALVTSTIPREFVVLAQTPQGFRCGVLHKAFAEATADGFVGTDEASVVERMGHPVAVVPGSQVNLKITQPGDIELAEFYLRQRDRDRNRV